Proteins encoded in a region of the Triticum dicoccoides isolate Atlit2015 ecotype Zavitan chromosome 3A, WEW_v2.0, whole genome shotgun sequence genome:
- the LOC119267281 gene encoding uncharacterized protein LOC119267281: protein MLPSTGVDCIPSSSIGVVRYNSNIFTHAHPHKIPLAPPAPILSPAVALARPKSFPSTPPTSVLSPSVAALPKEDEDFDAHRIVALAYDYFHDSGNSPHGPYYLCIYDSKTQVWTRKPAAIPQPLLPFDYICDIDMVITIGGSSRGIMGWVDLWNGILFSDVLADHTPYSPLRYVSLPKPRQPQNCLPIPLDIGCRFRDIVFVKDSGIIRFVDLQIHTDPNIPYSETPSGWTVVTWILEGLNEGLETRGGLSFRQEHELRSSDISNYNLPQSLFVTNPILSAHEDGFLYLRTNVSSRTSSNSRVITVDIKHGKLLDVQDFDMQRPNTYMRTAISSHLMPPVSKENLKRRATVPQ from the exons ATGTTGCCAAGCACGGGAGTCGACTGCATCCCTTCCAGCTCGATTGGTGTCGTGCGTTACAACAGCAACATTTTCACCCATGCTCACCCCCACAAAATCCCCCTCGCGCCCCCTGCCCCCATCCTCAGCCCTGCCGTTGCACTTGCCCGCCCCAAAAGTTTCCCTTCCACGCCCCCAACCTCCGTCCTCAGCCCCTCCGTCGCCGCCCTCCCCAAGGAGGATGAGGACTTCGATGCCCACAGAATCGTAGCGCTTGCCTACGACTATTTCCACGACTCTGGCAATAGCCCACATGGCCCATACTACCTGTGCATCTACGACTCCAAAACCCAGGTTTGGACCCGCAAGCCAGCTGCTATTCCACAGCCGCTGCTGCCATTCGACTATATCTGCGACATCGACATGGTCATCACCATCGGTGGCTCCAGCCGTGGCATCATGGGCTGGGTCGACCTCTGGAATGGCATACTATTCTCTGACGTGCTTGCAGACCACACACCCTACAGCCCGCTTCGCTATGTCTCCCTTCCGAAGCCAAGGCAGCCGCAAAATTGCCTCCCTATTCCCCTGGACATTGGATGCCGCTTTCGGGACATTGTCTTTGTCAAAGACTCTGGCATCATCAGGTTCGTTGACCTGCAGATCCACACCGACCCCAACATCCCTTACTCAGAAACCCCTAGTGGCTGGACGGTGGTCACATGGATCCTGGAGGGGCTCAATGAGGGTTTGGAAACCCGGGGTGGTTTGAGCTTCCGGCAGGAGCACGAACTCCGTTCTAGTGATATCTCCAACTACAACTTGCCCCAGTCTCTATTTGTTACCAACCCCATTCTCAGCGCCCATGAAGATGGCTTCTTGTACCTCAGGACCAATGTCAGTAGCAGAACCAGCAGCAACTCGAGAGTGATCACTGTTGACATCAAGCATGGGAAGCTGCTGGATGTGCAGGACTTCGATATGCAGAGACCCAACACCTACATGCGCACCGCCATCTCCAGCCATCTCATGCCCCCAG TTTCAAAGGAGAATTTGAAACGACGAGCGACAGTGCCTCAGTGA